One Amycolatopsis thermophila DNA segment encodes these proteins:
- a CDS encoding cysteine dioxygenase — translation MFAVPDNTIALTEKPVLRHPVRVALEFAADRDRWRHLLRYDPDERFSALVESRDDEEIWLLGWLPGQQTDLHDHGSSVGAFTVVSGHLAETVARRSPEGRAVTELHALSAGQSRVFGPGYVHQVRNDGPDPAISVHVYRSGGRVMRPYHLDPVTGPIRD, via the coding sequence ATGTTCGCTGTTCCGGACAACACGATCGCCCTGACCGAGAAGCCCGTGCTGCGCCACCCGGTGCGCGTCGCACTCGAGTTCGCCGCCGACCGCGACCGCTGGCGGCACCTGCTGCGCTACGACCCCGACGAGCGGTTCTCCGCGCTCGTCGAATCGCGGGACGACGAGGAGATCTGGCTGTTGGGCTGGCTGCCCGGCCAGCAGACCGACCTGCACGACCACGGCTCGTCGGTGGGCGCGTTCACCGTCGTGAGCGGCCACCTGGCGGAGACCGTCGCGCGGAGGTCCCCGGAGGGGCGCGCGGTGACCGAACTGCACGCGTTGTCGGCGGGGCAGTCACGGGTGTTCGGGCCCGGGTACGTGCACCAGGTGCGCAACGACGGCCCGGACCCGGCGATCAGCGTGCACGTCTACCGCAGCGGCGGCCGGGTGATGCGGCCCTACCACCTGGACCCGGTGACCGGCCCGATCCGGGACTGA
- a CDS encoding NAD(P)H-dependent glycerol-3-phosphate dehydrogenase, producing MVQRITVLGAGSWGTAFAKVLADAGRDVTMWARRAEVADEIRGRHTNGGYLPGIELPDGLTATHDPAEALSGAEAVVLAVPSQTLRANLSGWRDLLPPGAILVSLAKGVELGTLKRMSEVISEITGVSGDEIVVVSGPNLAREIAQAQPAAAVLACVDHDRAVAIQQASFTAYFRPYTNTDVVGCEVGGAAKNVIALSCGMAVGMGLGANTTATLITRGLAEMARLGTKLGADPLTFAGLAGVGDLVATCSSPLSRNRTFGERLGRGETLEQAQAAAGGQVAEGVKSCTSIRELARVHGVDMPITDAMHRVCHEGADPRQVGAELLGRRQKHEWS from the coding sequence ATGGTGCAGCGCATCACGGTGCTCGGTGCGGGCTCGTGGGGCACCGCGTTCGCGAAGGTGCTCGCCGACGCCGGCCGCGACGTCACGATGTGGGCCCGGCGCGCCGAGGTCGCCGACGAGATCCGCGGCCGGCACACCAACGGCGGCTACCTGCCGGGCATCGAACTCCCGGACGGGCTGACCGCGACGCACGACCCGGCCGAGGCGCTGTCCGGTGCGGAGGCCGTCGTGCTGGCGGTGCCGAGCCAGACCCTGCGCGCCAACCTGTCCGGGTGGCGGGACCTGCTGCCGCCCGGCGCGATCCTGGTCAGCCTCGCCAAGGGCGTCGAGCTGGGCACGCTGAAGCGGATGAGCGAGGTCATCAGCGAGATCACCGGGGTGTCCGGCGACGAGATCGTGGTGGTGTCCGGACCGAACCTGGCGCGCGAGATCGCGCAGGCGCAGCCGGCCGCGGCGGTGCTCGCGTGCGTCGACCACGACCGGGCCGTCGCGATCCAGCAGGCCAGTTTCACCGCCTACTTCCGGCCGTACACCAACACCGACGTGGTGGGCTGCGAGGTCGGTGGCGCGGCGAAGAACGTGATCGCGCTGAGCTGCGGGATGGCCGTCGGCATGGGGCTGGGCGCGAACACCACGGCCACGCTCATCACCCGCGGACTGGCCGAGATGGCCCGGCTGGGTACGAAACTCGGTGCGGACCCGCTGACCTTCGCCGGGCTGGCCGGGGTCGGCGACCTGGTGGCGACGTGTTCGTCCCCGCTGTCGCGCAACCGCACCTTCGGCGAGCGGCTGGGCCGGGGCGAGACGCTGGAACAGGCGCAGGCCGCGGCCGGTGGTCAGGTCGCCGAGGGCGTCAAGTCGTGCACGTCGATCCGCGAACTGGCCCGCGTGCACGGGGTCGACATGCCGATCACGGACGCGATGCACCGCGTCTGCCACGAGGGGGCCGACCCCCGCCAGGTGGGCGCGGAGCTGCTGGGGCGCCGCCAGAAGCACGAGTGGTCCTGA
- a CDS encoding lysophospholipid acyltransferase family protein: protein MAGREKGGFWVGAAAALFYPVSWIGRRVYTGAERIPREGPALVVMNHVSHMDPAVDAVFIHRQKRVPRFLAKDSLARAPIFGRILLGAGSIPVYRGSAQAGDSLRAAHQALAEGKVVVIYPEGTITKDPNGWPKRSHTGVARLALDNDVPVIPVARWGTQQILDFYHKKIRLLPRTTVTHAVGEPIDLSAYRGKPQTGPVLREVTELLMERVTDLLAGIRGEQPPARKPEAAD, encoded by the coding sequence TTGGCCGGTCGCGAGAAGGGCGGGTTCTGGGTCGGAGCCGCCGCGGCGCTGTTCTACCCGGTGAGCTGGATCGGCAGGCGGGTCTACACCGGCGCTGAGCGCATCCCGCGGGAGGGGCCCGCGCTGGTCGTGATGAACCACGTCTCCCACATGGACCCCGCGGTGGACGCCGTGTTCATCCACCGGCAGAAGCGGGTGCCGCGGTTCCTGGCGAAGGACAGCCTCGCCCGCGCCCCGATCTTCGGGCGGATCCTCCTGGGCGCGGGCAGCATCCCCGTCTACCGCGGGTCGGCGCAGGCCGGGGACAGCCTCCGCGCCGCGCACCAGGCCCTCGCCGAGGGCAAGGTCGTCGTCATCTACCCCGAGGGCACCATCACCAAGGACCCCAACGGCTGGCCGAAGCGGTCGCACACCGGGGTGGCGCGGCTCGCGCTGGACAACGACGTGCCGGTGATCCCGGTGGCGCGCTGGGGCACCCAGCAGATCCTGGACTTCTACCACAAGAAGATCCGGCTGCTGCCCCGCACGACGGTCACGCACGCGGTCGGTGAGCCGATCGACCTGTCGGCCTACCGCGGCAAGCCGCAGACCGGGCCGGTGCTGCGCGAGGTGACGGAGCTGCTCATGGAGCGGGTCACGGACCTGCTGGCCGGCATCCGCGGCGAGCAGCCGCCCGCGCGCAAGCCCGAGGCGGCGGACTGA
- the cofC gene encoding 2-phospho-L-lactate guanylyltransferase: protein MPVPVEISGLIVPMKQPRAGKSRLRGAVDERDHPALVLALAWDTLAAVTAAGVPRVVVVAADPAAVSGLRRPGVEIVGERGPGDLNSALRQGEALLRERDPAGVVGAIQADLPALRPADLAAAVAAADGARAFVADAEGTGTTLLLSAAGGPLDPRFGPGSAPAHAQSGAAPLALAVPSLRRDVDTPADLAEARELGVGARTRALLRAREVA from the coding sequence GTGCCCGTACCCGTCGAAATCTCCGGCCTGATCGTGCCGATGAAGCAGCCCCGCGCGGGCAAGTCGCGCCTGCGCGGGGCCGTCGACGAACGCGACCACCCGGCGCTCGTGCTGGCCCTGGCCTGGGACACGCTGGCCGCGGTGACCGCAGCGGGGGTGCCCCGCGTGGTCGTGGTCGCCGCCGATCCGGCCGCGGTGTCCGGTTTGCGCCGCCCGGGCGTGGAGATCGTCGGCGAGCGGGGGCCCGGCGACCTCAACTCCGCGTTGAGACAGGGCGAGGCGCTGCTGCGCGAGCGCGACCCGGCCGGCGTCGTCGGGGCGATCCAGGCGGATCTGCCGGCTTTGCGTCCGGCGGACCTCGCCGCCGCGGTCGCGGCGGCCGACGGGGCGCGCGCGTTCGTCGCCGACGCCGAGGGCACCGGCACCACACTGCTGCTGTCGGCCGCCGGCGGGCCGCTGGACCCCCGGTTCGGTCCGGGCTCCGCGCCCGCGCACGCGCAGTCCGGCGCGGCCCCGCTGGCCCTGGCGGTGCCCAGCCTGCGCCGCGACGTCGACACCCCGGCCGATCTGGCGGAGGCCCGCGAGCTCGGCGTGGGCGCCCGCACGCGGGCGCTGCTGCGCGCGCGGGAGGTGGCGTGA